One genomic window of Trichlorobacter lovleyi includes the following:
- a CDS encoding tetratricopeptide repeat protein: MYKKRTTVLPLLAGAFFLLTGFSWNFGGDKCKDALELANKLPAYSDDATRTKDEAQILSNCPDGAAAQFVQALQAERSGNVDGAIAGYRRALQKEPGLAVASGNLGLLYLQKGLQDDAAVALTKGIAGQPLPAYHKALGKIMTDRKFYALALYHYGEASAKLPADAGVLAGQAEVYAAQGQTDRAVDEFRRALLLDPSHEQASLALAGIYLQQNQQEAALKLLKKASTANPRSSSLHLMLADIYEKNGDAKQAEYERLLGGKKVVVTEELPDRPEGIVLGDQLAAKGEVDKAAEAYRSVLKQQPDSIEPLEKLGALYFRAGRDGDALLAYRDATHLGSSNPEVYYHLGLLYEKRNQLDEAVVAYKRAIEKRPTHAEARLKLADIRLGRGNTQEAVEQYVEFLKLKPESADIHLKLARIFVKNKNLNLAEESYKAVLKLAPDNPEANRELAAVYRAKGATDKAVEYYTKALDLQEDDSESRNALVAIYVKDKKYDELAELLQEAVDLAPDDANNHYKLGLIYDFKKEYDNAIASYKKAVELKPDHARALHALGRVYMKTGRLSEAREALEAARKADPSMEETSVLLNNIRDEFNPVPQKAGKSKKSKKGKAKSKSKGKKSSTKSSKSKAPAKKKSP; encoded by the coding sequence ATGTATAAAAAAAGGACGACAGTTCTGCCGCTCCTTGCCGGCGCTTTCTTTCTGTTGACCGGCTTCAGCTGGAACTTCGGTGGAGACAAGTGCAAGGATGCCCTTGAGCTGGCAAACAAGCTTCCTGCCTATAGTGATGATGCGACCAGAACCAAGGATGAAGCTCAGATACTGTCTAATTGCCCTGATGGAGCTGCTGCCCAGTTTGTGCAGGCCCTGCAGGCTGAACGAAGTGGCAATGTTGACGGTGCCATTGCCGGTTACCGCCGTGCCCTGCAGAAGGAACCGGGACTTGCTGTTGCCTCTGGCAACCTGGGTTTGCTGTATCTGCAAAAAGGCCTGCAGGATGATGCCGCTGTTGCACTGACCAAAGGGATAGCAGGACAGCCGTTGCCGGCCTATCACAAGGCGCTGGGCAAGATCATGACCGACAGGAAGTTTTATGCCCTTGCCCTGTACCATTATGGCGAGGCATCTGCCAAGCTGCCTGCGGATGCCGGCGTGTTGGCGGGGCAGGCCGAGGTGTATGCCGCTCAGGGGCAGACCGACCGCGCTGTTGACGAGTTCAGGCGGGCACTGCTGCTGGATCCCTCCCATGAACAGGCCTCACTTGCCCTTGCAGGCATCTACCTGCAGCAAAACCAGCAGGAGGCCGCTTTGAAGCTGCTGAAGAAGGCCTCAACGGCCAATCCCCGCAGCAGCAGCCTGCACCTGATGCTGGCCGATATCTATGAAAAGAATGGTGATGCAAAGCAGGCTGAATATGAGCGTCTGCTGGGCGGTAAAAAGGTGGTGGTGACAGAAGAGTTGCCGGACCGGCCCGAAGGGATTGTCCTGGGTGATCAGCTGGCAGCAAAGGGTGAGGTGGATAAGGCTGCTGAAGCCTACCGGAGCGTGCTCAAGCAACAGCCCGATTCGATTGAGCCACTGGAAAAACTCGGTGCTCTGTATTTCCGGGCCGGTCGGGATGGTGATGCCCTGCTGGCCTACCGTGATGCAACCCACCTTGGCAGCTCCAATCCTGAGGTCTACTACCATCTGGGGCTGCTGTACGAAAAGCGCAATCAGCTGGATGAGGCGGTGGTCGCCTACAAACGGGCCATTGAAAAAAGACCGACGCATGCCGAGGCACGCCTGAAGCTGGCCGATATCCGGCTGGGACGGGGCAATACCCAGGAAGCGGTGGAACAGTATGTCGAGTTTTTGAAGTTAAAGCCGGAAAGTGCCGACATCCATCTGAAGCTTGCCAGGATCTTTGTCAAAAACAAGAACCTGAACCTCGCTGAAGAGTCCTATAAGGCCGTACTGAAACTGGCCCCTGATAACCCCGAGGCAAACCGTGAGCTGGCAGCGGTATACCGCGCCAAGGGGGCAACCGACAAGGCCGTTGAATATTATACCAAGGCACTTGACTTACAGGAGGATGACAGCGAAAGCCGTAACGCCCTGGTGGCGATTTATGTCAAAGACAAGAAATATGATGAACTGGCGGAATTGCTGCAGGAAGCGGTGGATCTGGCCCCTGACGATGCGAACAATCATTACAAGCTCGGCCTGATTTACGACTTTAAGAAAGAGTACGATAACGCCATTGCCAGTTATAAGAAAGCGGTTGAACTGAAGCCTGACCATGCCCGTGCCCTGCATGCACTTGGGCGGGTCTATATGAAAACCGGCCGTCTTTCCGAGGCGCGGGAGGCGCTTGAGGCTGCCCGCAAGGCCGACCCGAGCATGGAAGAAACCTCGGTTTTGCTGAACAATATACGGGACGAGTTCAACCCGGTGCCGCAGAAGGCCGGCAAATCGAAAAAATCAAAAAAAGGTAAGGCCAAGAGTAAGAGCAAGGGCAAGAAAAGTAGTACCAAGTCGAGCAAGTCAAAGGCTCCGGCCAAGAAAAAGTCTCCCTGA
- a CDS encoding HDOD domain-containing protein, which produces MITDLEQIIMAAGDLPTIPVVATKVMQLMEDENSTADDLARVVSSDPAVAARVLKISNSSFYGAQRQIQTLPHAIMMLGFVTLKSVVVTASVKQVYHPYGLTEKLLWEHSFGAGLAARLIAQELRQINPDEAFLGGLFHDIGKQIMNYLDKDKFQEVMQICYNEKIPFETAERMLFPYTHEEAGALVLKKWNFPEQMIKAVMAHHDLDLSDDEDPYLINLANVVSLSSLFCHRYGVGTLGAEEDLDVAASAPAVRLGLNEERTTTLLERFIETYTKDQSFFS; this is translated from the coding sequence ATGATCACAGACCTGGAACAGATCATCATGGCGGCCGGCGATCTGCCCACCATTCCGGTTGTTGCCACCAAGGTAATGCAACTGATGGAGGATGAAAATTCCACGGCCGACGATCTGGCCAGGGTGGTTTCTTCTGATCCTGCCGTTGCCGCCAGGGTGCTGAAGATATCCAACTCATCATTTTATGGTGCCCAGCGTCAGATCCAGACCCTGCCCCATGCCATCATGATGCTTGGCTTTGTCACCCTGAAGAGCGTTGTTGTGACCGCATCGGTCAAACAGGTCTACCACCCCTATGGCCTGACGGAAAAACTGCTCTGGGAACATTCCTTTGGCGCCGGCCTGGCAGCCCGCCTGATTGCACAGGAGCTGCGCCAGATCAACCCGGACGAGGCCTTTCTAGGGGGGCTGTTCCACGACATCGGCAAGCAGATCATGAACTACCTGGACAAGGACAAATTTCAGGAGGTCATGCAGATCTGCTATAATGAGAAAATTCCGTTTGAAACCGCGGAACGGATGCTGTTTCCCTACACCCACGAAGAGGCCGGGGCACTGGTGTTAAAGAAGTGGAACTTCCCGGAACAGATGATCAAGGCGGTCATGGCACACCATGACCTTGACCTGTCAGACGACGAAGACCCCTACCTGATCAACCTCGCCAACGTGGTCAGCCTTTCAAGCCTGTTCTGCCACCGCTACGGAGTTGGCACACTGGGCGCGGAAGAAGATCTGGATGTTGCCGCCAGCGCTCCCGCCGTCCGTCTGGGGCTAAATGAAGAGCGGACCACAACCCTGCTGGAACGTTTTATTGAGACCTATACCAAGGATCAGTCGTTCTTCAGTTAG
- the def gene encoding peptide deformylase, whose protein sequence is MIRPILAFPDPLLKQKSAPVTIITDEIIQLARDMAETMYDAPGVGLAAPQIGVLQRVIVIDVAAKNEPPQLITVINPVVIHGEGETYEEEGCLSVPDFSANVKRHERVVVKGLSLEGQERIWHADGLLAVAFQHEIDHLDGILFVDRLSPLKRDLFVKKCKKRSAQ, encoded by the coding sequence ATGATTCGTCCTATTCTCGCTTTTCCCGACCCGCTTCTCAAGCAAAAATCAGCCCCGGTCACCATCATAACCGATGAGATCATCCAGCTGGCCAGAGACATGGCTGAAACCATGTATGACGCCCCCGGTGTCGGTCTGGCAGCACCCCAGATCGGGGTCCTGCAACGGGTGATCGTGATTGATGTAGCTGCCAAAAACGAGCCTCCCCAGCTGATTACCGTTATCAACCCGGTTGTCATCCATGGCGAGGGAGAAACCTACGAGGAAGAAGGCTGCCTGTCAGTCCCCGATTTCTCGGCCAACGTCAAGCGGCATGAACGGGTGGTGGTTAAAGGTCTTTCCCTGGAGGGGCAGGAACGGATCTGGCATGCCGATGGACTGCTGGCGGTGGCCTTTCAGCACGAGATCGACCACCTGGATGGTATTCTGTTCGTGGATCGCCTCTCACCGCTCAAGCGGGATCTGTTTGTCAAAAAATGCAAAAAACGGAGTGCCCAATGA
- the fmt gene encoding methionyl-tRNA formyltransferase, whose amino-acid sequence MTGWRIIFMGTPEFACPTLQTLLDRNEELVAVFTQPDRPKGRGQKLQPTPVKELALRHGIPVHQPAKVRAPEVIEQIRALQPDLIVVIAFGQILPKALLEIPPQGCVNVHASLLPRYRGAAPLNWCIVNGETETGVTTMLMDVGLDTGPMLLKKATPISPDEDIQSLHDRMSQLGAALLGETLDGLKAGRIVPEAQDDSQSCYAPLLKKEDGLIDWQRPATTIHNQIRGLSVWPGAVTSLEGAPLKLYRSSVGQGTGAPGTIIAAGKSGIEVACGQDSLVIHELQAAGSKKMDAASFLAGHPLALGTLLMPHEVAA is encoded by the coding sequence ATGACCGGCTGGCGGATCATCTTTATGGGCACGCCGGAGTTTGCCTGCCCCACCCTGCAGACCCTGCTTGACCGTAATGAAGAGCTGGTGGCGGTCTTTACCCAGCCTGACCGCCCCAAGGGGCGCGGCCAGAAACTGCAACCGACGCCGGTCAAAGAACTGGCTCTCCGGCACGGAATCCCGGTCCATCAGCCAGCCAAGGTACGGGCGCCGGAAGTGATCGAGCAGATTCGTGCGCTGCAGCCCGATCTGATTGTCGTGATTGCCTTTGGCCAGATCCTCCCCAAGGCACTGTTGGAGATCCCGCCGCAGGGCTGCGTCAATGTGCATGCCTCGCTACTGCCGCGCTACCGTGGTGCTGCCCCGCTCAACTGGTGTATTGTCAATGGTGAGACCGAGACCGGTGTTACCACCATGCTGATGGATGTGGGACTGGACACCGGGCCGATGCTGTTGAAAAAGGCAACCCCGATCAGCCCGGATGAAGACATCCAGTCACTGCATGACCGGATGTCGCAGCTGGGGGCAGCGTTGTTGGGAGAGACCCTGGACGGCCTGAAGGCCGGCCGGATAGTTCCCGAGGCACAGGATGACAGCCAGAGCTGCTATGCCCCGCTGCTCAAAAAGGAAGATGGCCTGATTGACTGGCAGAGACCGGCAACAACGATTCACAACCAGATTCGCGGCCTGTCGGTCTGGCCCGGTGCCGTGACCTCCCTTGAAGGGGCACCGCTGAAGCTGTACCGCAGCAGTGTCGGCCAGGGTACCGGCGCCCCCGGCACCATCATCGCCGCCGGCAAAAGCGGGATTGAGGTGGCCTGCGGCCAGGATTCCCTGGTCATCCACGAACTGCAGGCGGCAGGCAGCAAAAAGATGGATGCAGCCAGTTTTCTGGCCGGCCATCCCCTGGCACTCGGCACCCTGCTGATGCCCCATGAGGTAGCTGCATGA
- a CDS encoding DUF116 domain-containing protein gives MSDVQEQTAAPRKRLFIALMGFTCVVLVLLIFLAWWIPSRGLANIHPDLPRIVGLVVLALSGVAILGTVLLVLTTALGKDIFFTRFMRLVVIKFLLPMIEFVGRVLGLDKDRIRQSFIAMNNSLVISQKYKVRPDRILILLPHCIQLFDCEIKVTGDVNKCVLCGRCDIKGLVEIGRKYGIDISVATGGTLARKVIVEKRPKLVLAVACERDLTSGIKDCYPLPVIGVLNLRPHGPCFNTIVDTAAIDAALQQVLELPKQA, from the coding sequence ATGAGTGATGTCCAGGAACAGACCGCCGCCCCGCGCAAGAGGCTCTTTATCGCCCTGATGGGGTTTACCTGCGTTGTTCTGGTGCTATTGATCTTTCTGGCCTGGTGGATACCCAGCCGCGGCCTGGCCAATATCCACCCTGACCTGCCCCGGATTGTCGGGCTTGTTGTCCTGGCCCTGTCCGGCGTCGCCATCCTGGGCACGGTCCTGTTGGTGCTGACCACGGCACTGGGCAAAGACATCTTCTTTACCCGCTTCATGCGTCTGGTGGTGATCAAGTTCCTGCTGCCGATGATTGAATTCGTAGGCAGGGTACTGGGGCTGGACAAGGACCGGATCCGCCAGTCCTTTATTGCCATGAACAACTCCCTGGTGATTTCACAGAAATACAAGGTGCGCCCGGACCGGATCCTGATCCTGCTGCCCCACTGCATTCAGCTGTTTGACTGCGAGATCAAGGTAACCGGCGATGTGAACAAATGCGTGCTGTGCGGCCGCTGCGACATCAAAGGACTGGTGGAGATCGGCAGAAAGTACGGGATCGACATCTCGGTGGCCACCGGCGGTACCCTGGCCCGCAAGGTGATTGTGGAAAAACGTCCCAAACTGGTGCTGGCCGTGGCCTGTGAACGGGATCTGACCTCCGGCATCAAGGATTGCTACCCGCTGCCGGTGATCGGCGTCCTGAACCTGCGCCCCCATGGCCCCTGTTTCAACACCATTGTGGATACGGCTGCCATCGATGCGGCCCTGCAACAGGTGCTTGAGCTACCAAAACAGGCTTAA
- a CDS encoding pilus assembly protein PilB: MPINVREGTLGAILYNSRIISETDIAAALEEQQRSSSRFGEALVSLGIVTQEDIDWALSNQLDIPYIRLKQEMIDPEALSLLPAQLCRIHQLIPLIRAGDELSIAIADPLNKEAVTAAAEASGCRINLSVALIREINEMLDLCYGLPREDLLGFSSDLLPPEQLTSINADSSGQQLINSLLVYSLQHQLTSFSFRPLDDLISISGRSGATSHDLGQLAPEHYAGLSALIRKAAGLLPSGEASQSGCLFFQYHEREICFQVLLLQGTNGDYLTIRQHITTSIPAKLDLLQLPGFQKQQFRRLATQRQGMILFASRSLQERCRFMDLLLEELDTGGQSVLILGREPGRLDKRFPRIPLAGSEATKGRLIMDSLEHGPDILVIEDGTALESFTAAGRAAMRGKLVLVGMDIRGTRNLCDHLIRYRQRNAFLTPFLSGIVSLKGIQLLCPACRESYSVPDQELFSLHLQPPPSDFFHATGCSQCGFTGISERMFLTDIICFDKQVQDQFEAAADGNSFLEQLRAGGYSGIEAEGEALIRAGAVSPEEYIAAVIQ, translated from the coding sequence ATGCCGATCAATGTCAGAGAAGGTACACTGGGTGCCATCCTCTACAACTCACGCATCATCAGCGAAACCGACATCGCTGCCGCGCTTGAAGAGCAGCAGCGCAGCAGCAGCCGCTTTGGCGAGGCCCTGGTATCGCTGGGAATTGTCACTCAGGAGGATATTGACTGGGCGCTCTCCAATCAGCTGGACATCCCCTATATCCGTCTCAAGCAGGAGATGATCGACCCTGAGGCGCTGAGCCTGTTGCCGGCACAGCTCTGCCGGATACACCAGTTGATCCCGCTGATCCGGGCCGGAGATGAGCTTTCAATCGCCATTGCCGACCCGCTCAACAAGGAAGCGGTGACAGCAGCAGCAGAGGCTTCAGGCTGCCGGATCAACCTCTCGGTGGCCCTGATCCGGGAGATCAACGAGATGCTTGACCTCTGCTACGGCCTGCCCAGGGAAGATCTGCTGGGATTCAGCTCTGACCTGCTGCCCCCGGAGCAGCTCACCTCCATCAACGCCGACAGCAGCGGCCAACAGCTGATCAACAGTCTGCTTGTCTACAGCCTCCAGCACCAGCTGACCTCTTTCTCCTTCAGACCGCTTGATGATCTGATCAGCATCTCCGGCCGCAGCGGGGCAACCAGCCATGATCTGGGACAGTTGGCGCCTGAACACTACGCCGGGCTGAGCGCACTGATCAGAAAGGCTGCAGGGCTATTGCCATCGGGCGAGGCATCGCAGAGCGGCTGCCTCTTTTTTCAGTACCATGAACGGGAGATCTGCTTTCAGGTGCTGCTGCTGCAAGGGACAAACGGCGACTACCTCACCATCCGTCAGCACATCACCACCAGTATTCCGGCAAAACTGGATCTGCTGCAGCTGCCGGGCTTCCAGAAACAGCAGTTCAGGCGCCTGGCGACCCAACGCCAGGGGATGATCCTGTTTGCCTCCCGCTCGTTACAGGAACGTTGCCGTTTCATGGACCTGCTGCTGGAAGAGCTGGACACCGGCGGGCAATCGGTGCTGATCCTGGGCAGGGAACCGGGCCGCTTGGACAAGCGTTTCCCCCGCATCCCCCTTGCCGGTTCGGAAGCGACCAAGGGACGCCTGATCATGGACAGCCTGGAACATGGCCCGGACATCCTGGTGATTGAGGATGGTACGGCACTGGAGTCATTCACTGCAGCCGGCCGTGCCGCCATGCGGGGCAAGCTGGTGCTGGTGGGGATGGATATCCGCGGCACCCGCAACCTGTGCGACCACCTGATCCGCTACCGTCAGCGCAACGCCTTTCTGACCCCGTTCCTGAGCGGCATTGTGTCACTGAAAGGGATCCAGCTGCTCTGCCCGGCCTGCCGCGAATCCTATTCCGTGCCGGATCAGGAGCTGTTCAGCCTGCACCTGCAACCTCCTCCAAGCGATTTTTTTCATGCCACCGGCTGCAGCCAGTGCGGCTTCACCGGCATCAGCGAGCGGATGTTTCTGACCGACATCATCTGCTTTGACAAACAGGTGCAGGACCAGTTTGAGGCGGCGGCCGACGGCAACAGCTTTCTGGAACAGCTGCGTGCCGGCGGTTACAGCGGCATTGAGGCGGAAGGTGAGGCGCTGATCCGGGCCGGGGCGGTATCACCGGAGGAATATATTGCAGCAGTCATCCAGTAA